The following proteins are encoded in a genomic region of Prionailurus viverrinus isolate Anna chromosome E3, UM_Priviv_1.0, whole genome shotgun sequence:
- the TNFRSF12A gene encoding tumor necrosis factor receptor superfamily member 12A yields the protein MVSGPLRPLPRLLALGLGLALLGAVAGERVPGTTPCSRGSSWSADLDKCMDCASCPARPHSDFCLGCAASPPASFPLLWPILGGALSLALVLGLLSGFLVWRRCRRREKFTTPIEETGGEGCPGVALIQ from the exons ATGGTTTCCGGCCCGCTGCGTCCGCTGCCGCGGCTCCTCGCGCTGGGGCTCGGGCTGGCCCTGCTGGGCGCCGTGGCCGGGGAGCGAGTGCCAG gcaccaCCCCCTGCTCTCGCGGCAGCTCCTGGAGCGCGGACCTCGACAAGTGCATGGACTGCGCGTCGTGCCCGGCGCGACCGCACAGCGACTTCTGCCTGGgct GCGCTGCTTCCCCTCCAGCCTCCTTCCCACTACTGTGGCCCATCTTGGGGGGCGCTCTGAGCCTAGCGCTCGTGCTGGGACTGCTTTCTGGCTTCTTGGTCTGGAGACGGTGCCGCAGGAGAGAGAAGTTTACTA CCCCCATTGAGGAGACCGGCGGGGAGGGCTGTCCTGGCGTGGCACTGATCCAGTGA
- the THOC6 gene encoding THO complex subunit 6 homolog isoform X3 encodes MPSALFCAGLGLRPAGGKIEVFQALQRLHMTIFSQSVSPCGKFLAAGNNYGQIAIFSLSAALSSEAKEESKKPVVTFQAHDGPVYCMVSTDRHLLSAGDGEVKAWLWAEILKKENSLILAGGDCQLHTMDLETGTFTRALRGHTDYIHCLALRERSPEVLSGGEDGTVRLWDLRSAQEVQTIEVYKHEECSRPHNGRWIGCLATDSDWMVCGGGPALTLWHLRSSTPTTVFPMRAPQKHVTFYQDLILSAGQGRCVNQWQLSGELKAQVPGSSPGLLSLSLNQQPAAPECKVLTAAGNSCRVDVFTNLGYRAFSLSF; translated from the exons ATGCCCTCAGCCCTGTTCTGCGCGGGACTCGGACTCAGACCCGCGGGCGGGAAG ATCGAAGTGTTTCAGGCCCTGCAGCGGCTGCACATGACCATTTTCTCCCAGAGTGTCTCACCCTGCGGCAAGTTCCTGGCAGCTGGCAACAATTACGGGCAGATAGCCATCTTCAG tCTGTCTGCCGCTTTGAGCTCCGAGGCCAAAGAGGAAAGTAAGAAGCCCGTGGTGACATTCCAAG CCCATGACGGGCCCGTCTACTGCATGGTCTCCACGGATCGACATCTGCTCAGTGCCGGGGATGGGGAGGTGAAAGCCTGGCTCTGGGCAGAGATCCTCAAGAAG GAGAATTCTCTCATTCTGGCAGGGGGAGACTGTCAGCTGCACACCATGGACCTTGAGACGGGGACCTTCACA CGGGCCCTCCGGGGCCACACAGACTATATCCACTGCCTGGCGCTGCGGGAGCGGAGCCCCGAGGTCCTGTCGGGCGGTGAAGATGGAACCGTGCGACTTTGGG acCTGCGCTCAGCCCAGGAAGTCCAGACCATCGAGGTTTATAAGCACGAG GAGTGCTCCAGGCCCCACAATGGGCGTTGGATCGGCTGTTTGGCTACCGACTCAGACTGGATG GTCTGTGGAGGAGGCCCAGCACTCACCCTCTGGCACCTCCGATCCTCCACGCCCACCACCGTTTTCCCCATGCGGGCGCCACAGAAACACGTCACCTTCTACCAGGACCTG ATTCTGTCCGCGGGCCAGGGCCGCTGTGTCAACCAGTGGCAGCTGAGTGGGGAACTCAAGGCCCAGGTGCCTGGCTCCTCCCCAGGGCTGCTCAGCCTCAGTCTCAACCAGCAGCCAGCAGCACCCGAGTGCAAG GTCCTGACAGCCGCAGGTAACAGCTGCCGGGTGGATGTCTTCACCAATCTGGGCTACCGTGccttctccctgtctttctga
- the THOC6 gene encoding THO complex subunit 6 homolog isoform X2, whose protein sequence is MERAVPHAVPLGQIEVFQALQRLHMTIFSQSVSPCGKFLAAGNNYGQIAIFSLSAALSSEAKEESKKPVVTFQAHDGPVYCMVSTDRHLLSAGDGEVKAWLWAEILKKGCKELWRRQPPYRTSLEVPEINALLLVPKENSLILAGGDCQLHTMDLETGTFTRALRGHTDYIHCLALRERSPEVLSGGEDGTVRLWDLRSAQEVQTIEVYKHEECSRPHNGRWIGCLATDSDWMVCGGGPALTLWHLRSSTPTTVFPMRAPQKHVTFYQDLILSAGQGRCVNQWQLSGELKAQVPGSSPGLLSLSLNQQPAAPECKVLTAAGNSCRVDVFTNLGYRAFSLSF, encoded by the exons ATGGAGCGAGCTGTGCCACACGCAGTACCTCTGGGTCAG ATCGAAGTGTTTCAGGCCCTGCAGCGGCTGCACATGACCATTTTCTCCCAGAGTGTCTCACCCTGCGGCAAGTTCCTGGCAGCTGGCAACAATTACGGGCAGATAGCCATCTTCAG tCTGTCTGCCGCTTTGAGCTCCGAGGCCAAAGAGGAAAGTAAGAAGCCCGTGGTGACATTCCAAG CCCATGACGGGCCCGTCTACTGCATGGTCTCCACGGATCGACATCTGCTCAGTGCCGGGGATGGGGAGGTGAAAGCCTGGCTCTGGGCAGAGATCCTCAAGAAG GGCTGTAAGGAGCTCTGGCGACGTCAGCCCCCGTACAG GACCAGCCTAGAAGTGCCTGAGATCAATGCTTTGCTTCTGGTCCCCAAG GAGAATTCTCTCATTCTGGCAGGGGGAGACTGTCAGCTGCACACCATGGACCTTGAGACGGGGACCTTCACA CGGGCCCTCCGGGGCCACACAGACTATATCCACTGCCTGGCGCTGCGGGAGCGGAGCCCCGAGGTCCTGTCGGGCGGTGAAGATGGAACCGTGCGACTTTGGG acCTGCGCTCAGCCCAGGAAGTCCAGACCATCGAGGTTTATAAGCACGAG GAGTGCTCCAGGCCCCACAATGGGCGTTGGATCGGCTGTTTGGCTACCGACTCAGACTGGATG GTCTGTGGAGGAGGCCCAGCACTCACCCTCTGGCACCTCCGATCCTCCACGCCCACCACCGTTTTCCCCATGCGGGCGCCACAGAAACACGTCACCTTCTACCAGGACCTG ATTCTGTCCGCGGGCCAGGGCCGCTGTGTCAACCAGTGGCAGCTGAGTGGGGAACTCAAGGCCCAGGTGCCTGGCTCCTCCCCAGGGCTGCTCAGCCTCAGTCTCAACCAGCAGCCAGCAGCACCCGAGTGCAAG GTCCTGACAGCCGCAGGTAACAGCTGCCGGGTGGATGTCTTCACCAATCTGGGCTACCGTGccttctccctgtctttctga
- the HCFC1R1 gene encoding host cell factor C1 regulator 1 isoform X2: MILQQPLERGPPGRAQRDPRAASGTPRGQDLSSPLQGAVPMSTKRRLEEEQEPLRKQFLSEENMATHFSRLSLHNDHPYCSPRMAFPSLPPLRSPCSELLLWRYPGNLIPEALRLLRLGDAPTSHYPVTQAGEIMEL; the protein is encoded by the exons ATGATCCTACAGCAGCCCCTGGAGCGAGGCCCCCCAGGTCGGGCCCAGCGCGACCCACGGGCCGCGTCGGGGACGCCCCGAGGCCAGGACTTGAG ctCCCCTCTCCAAGGAGCTGTGCCCATGAGCACCAAGCGGCGCCTGGAGGAGGAGCA GGAGCCCCTGCGCAAACAGTTCCTTTCTGAAGAGAACATGGCCACCCACTTCTCTCGACTCAGCCTACACAATGACCACCCTTACTGCAGCCCCCGCATGGCTTTCCCATCTCTGCCCCCACTAAG GAGCCCTTGCTCTGAGCTGCTTCTCTGGCGCTACCCTGGGAACCTGATCCCCGAGGCACTCCGGCTGCTGAGGCTAGGGgatgcccccacctcccactacCCTGTGACCCAAGCTGGAGAGATAATGGAGCTCTGA
- the BICDL2 gene encoding BICD family-like cargo adapter 2 isoform X2, protein MSSPEGPSFPSGLLSGGASPSGDEGFFPFVLERRDSFLGGGPGPEEPEDLALQLQQKEKDLLLAAELGKMLLERNEELQRQLETLSAQHSEREERLQQENHELRRGLAARGAEWEARAVELEGDVEALRAQLGEQRSEQQDSGRERAQALRELGEQNLRLSQQLAQASQTEQELQRELDGLRGQCQSQVLAGAELRTRLESLQGENQMLQSRRQDLEAQIRGLREEVDKGQGRLQATHEELLILRRERREHSLELERARSEAGEALSALRRLQRRVSELEEESRLQDADVSGASLQSELAHSLDSDQDRKADGHRDARDTLCPEIQEALSHQSSPQEESLEPPKKRASLSPGEILEEKEAEVARLQDEMALQRAELHSLREELQRQKELRAHEDPEEALRGALSDRDEAVNKALELSLELSRVSLERDSLSRELFRTIRQKVALTQELEAWQDDMQVVIGQQLRSQRQKELSAAECGPRRAAPRFSLRLGPGPAGGFLSSLFRRT, encoded by the exons ATGAGCTCCCCGGAAGGGCCAAGCTTTCCGTCGGGGTTGCTCTCGGGGGGCGCCTCCCCCAGTGGCGACGAAGGCTTCTTCCCCTTTGTGCTGGAGCGGCGGGACTCATTCCTGGGAGGGGGCCCAGGGCCCGAGGAGCCCGAGGACCTGGCTTTGCAGCtgcagcagaaggagaaggacTTGCTGCTGGCCGCGGAGCTCGGCAAGATGCTTCTGGAACGCAACGAGGAGCTACAGCGGCAGCTGGAGACACTGAGCGCCCAGCACTCGGAGCGTGAGGAA CGGCTGCAGCAGGAGAATCACGAGCTCCGCCGGGGCCTGGCAGCCCGGGGAGCCGAATGGGAAGCCAGGGCGGTGGAGCTGGAGGGGGACGTGGAGGCCCTGCGGGCCCAGCTGGGGGAGCAGCGCTCAGAGCAGCAGGACAGCGGGCGCGAGCGTGCGCAGGCCCTCCGCGAACTCGGGGAGCAGAACCTCCGGCTGAGCCAGCAGCTGGCCCAG GCCTCCCAGACTGAGCAGGAGCTTCAGAGAGAACTGGATGGACTTCGGGGGCAGTGCCAGTCTCAGGTCCTGGCGGGAGCAGAGTTGAGGACGCGGCTAGAGAGTCTGCAGGGGGAG AACCAGATGCTGCAGAGCCGCCGGCAGGACCTGGAGGCCCAGATCCGAGGCCTGCGTGAGGAGGTGGACAAGGGCCAGGGCAGGCTACAGGCAACCCACGAGGAGCTGCTGATACTGCGGCGTGAGAGGCGGGAGCATAGCCTGGAG CTGGAACGCGCGCGCTCCGAGGCCGGGGAGGCGCTGAGCGCGCTGCGGAGGCTGCAGAGGCGCGTGTCCGAGCTGGAGGAGGAGTCGCGTCTGCAGGACGCCGACGTGTCGGGAGCCTCGCTGCAGTCGGAACTTGCCCACAGCCTCGACAGCGACCAGGACCGGAAGGCAGACGGGCACCGAGACGCCCGG GACACCCTGTGCCCTGAGATCCAAGAGGCGCTCAGCCACCAGTCTTCGCCCCAGGAGGAGAGCTTGGAGCCTCCCAAGAAGCGAGCATCCCTGAGCCCAGGGGAGATACTAGAGGAGAAGGAGGCCGAAGTGGCCCGGCTGCAGGATGAG atGGCGCTGCAGCGGGCCGAGTTGCATTCCCTCCGGGAGGAGCTGCAAAGGCAGAAGGAGTTGCGGGCACACGAGGACCCCGAGGAGGCCCTTAGGGGCGCCCTCTCGGATCGAGATGAAGCCGTGAACAA GGCCCTGGAACTGTCCCTAGAGCTCAGCCGCGTCTCTCTGGAGCGGGACTCGCTCTCCCGGGAGCTGTTTCGCACTATCCGCCAGAAGGTGGCGCTGACGCAAGAGCTGGAGGCCTGGCAG GACGACATGCAGGTGGTGATCGGCCAGCAGCTGCGCTCGCAACGCCAGAAAGAGCTGAGCGCCGCCGAATGTggcccgcgccgcgccgcgccgcgcttCTCCCTGCGCCTGGGCCCTGGGCCCGCCGGCGGCTTCCTGAGCAGCCTCTTCCGAAGGACCTGA
- the HCFC1R1 gene encoding host cell factor C1 regulator 1 isoform X1, translated as MILQQPLERGPPGRAQRDPRAASGTPRGQDLRSPSDCCSCEYPSLPLSPSPPREPLRKQFLSEENMATHFSRLSLHNDHPYCSPRMAFPSLPPLRSPCSELLLWRYPGNLIPEALRLLRLGDAPTSHYPVTQAGEIMEL; from the exons ATGATCCTACAGCAGCCCCTGGAGCGAGGCCCCCCAGGTCGGGCCCAGCGCGACCCACGGGCCGCGTCGGGGACGCCCCGAGGCCAGGACTTGAG GTCCCCATCAGACTGCTGCTCGTGTGAATATCCTAGCCTGCctctctccccgtctcccccCAGGGAGCCCCTGCGCAAACAGTTCCTTTCTGAAGAGAACATGGCCACCCACTTCTCTCGACTCAGCCTACACAATGACCACCCTTACTGCAGCCCCCGCATGGCTTTCCCATCTCTGCCCCCACTAAG GAGCCCTTGCTCTGAGCTGCTTCTCTGGCGCTACCCTGGGAACCTGATCCCCGAGGCACTCCGGCTGCTGAGGCTAGGGgatgcccccacctcccactacCCTGTGACCCAAGCTGGAGAGATAATGGAGCTCTGA
- the BICDL2 gene encoding BICD family-like cargo adapter 2 isoform X1: MATTGSRDAEGTMSSPEGPSFPSGLLSGGASPSGDEGFFPFVLERRDSFLGGGPGPEEPEDLALQLQQKEKDLLLAAELGKMLLERNEELQRQLETLSAQHSEREERLQQENHELRRGLAARGAEWEARAVELEGDVEALRAQLGEQRSEQQDSGRERAQALRELGEQNLRLSQQLAQASQTEQELQRELDGLRGQCQSQVLAGAELRTRLESLQGENQMLQSRRQDLEAQIRGLREEVDKGQGRLQATHEELLILRRERREHSLELERARSEAGEALSALRRLQRRVSELEEESRLQDADVSGASLQSELAHSLDSDQDRKADGHRDARDTLCPEIQEALSHQSSPQEESLEPPKKRASLSPGEILEEKEAEVARLQDEMALQRAELHSLREELQRQKELRAHEDPEEALRGALSDRDEAVNKALELSLELSRVSLERDSLSRELFRTIRQKVALTQELEAWQDDMQVVIGQQLRSQRQKELSAAECGPRRAAPRFSLRLGPGPAGGFLSSLFRRT, encoded by the exons ATGGCGACTACTGGGTCCCGCG ATGCCGAAGGCACCATGAGCTCCCCGGAAGGGCCAAGCTTTCCGTCGGGGTTGCTCTCGGGGGGCGCCTCCCCCAGTGGCGACGAAGGCTTCTTCCCCTTTGTGCTGGAGCGGCGGGACTCATTCCTGGGAGGGGGCCCAGGGCCCGAGGAGCCCGAGGACCTGGCTTTGCAGCtgcagcagaaggagaaggacTTGCTGCTGGCCGCGGAGCTCGGCAAGATGCTTCTGGAACGCAACGAGGAGCTACAGCGGCAGCTGGAGACACTGAGCGCCCAGCACTCGGAGCGTGAGGAA CGGCTGCAGCAGGAGAATCACGAGCTCCGCCGGGGCCTGGCAGCCCGGGGAGCCGAATGGGAAGCCAGGGCGGTGGAGCTGGAGGGGGACGTGGAGGCCCTGCGGGCCCAGCTGGGGGAGCAGCGCTCAGAGCAGCAGGACAGCGGGCGCGAGCGTGCGCAGGCCCTCCGCGAACTCGGGGAGCAGAACCTCCGGCTGAGCCAGCAGCTGGCCCAG GCCTCCCAGACTGAGCAGGAGCTTCAGAGAGAACTGGATGGACTTCGGGGGCAGTGCCAGTCTCAGGTCCTGGCGGGAGCAGAGTTGAGGACGCGGCTAGAGAGTCTGCAGGGGGAG AACCAGATGCTGCAGAGCCGCCGGCAGGACCTGGAGGCCCAGATCCGAGGCCTGCGTGAGGAGGTGGACAAGGGCCAGGGCAGGCTACAGGCAACCCACGAGGAGCTGCTGATACTGCGGCGTGAGAGGCGGGAGCATAGCCTGGAG CTGGAACGCGCGCGCTCCGAGGCCGGGGAGGCGCTGAGCGCGCTGCGGAGGCTGCAGAGGCGCGTGTCCGAGCTGGAGGAGGAGTCGCGTCTGCAGGACGCCGACGTGTCGGGAGCCTCGCTGCAGTCGGAACTTGCCCACAGCCTCGACAGCGACCAGGACCGGAAGGCAGACGGGCACCGAGACGCCCGG GACACCCTGTGCCCTGAGATCCAAGAGGCGCTCAGCCACCAGTCTTCGCCCCAGGAGGAGAGCTTGGAGCCTCCCAAGAAGCGAGCATCCCTGAGCCCAGGGGAGATACTAGAGGAGAAGGAGGCCGAAGTGGCCCGGCTGCAGGATGAG atGGCGCTGCAGCGGGCCGAGTTGCATTCCCTCCGGGAGGAGCTGCAAAGGCAGAAGGAGTTGCGGGCACACGAGGACCCCGAGGAGGCCCTTAGGGGCGCCCTCTCGGATCGAGATGAAGCCGTGAACAA GGCCCTGGAACTGTCCCTAGAGCTCAGCCGCGTCTCTCTGGAGCGGGACTCGCTCTCCCGGGAGCTGTTTCGCACTATCCGCCAGAAGGTGGCGCTGACGCAAGAGCTGGAGGCCTGGCAG GACGACATGCAGGTGGTGATCGGCCAGCAGCTGCGCTCGCAACGCCAGAAAGAGCTGAGCGCCGCCGAATGTggcccgcgccgcgccgcgccgcgcttCTCCCTGCGCCTGGGCCCTGGGCCCGCCGGCGGCTTCCTGAGCAGCCTCTTCCGAAGGACCTGA
- the HCFC1R1 gene encoding host cell factor C1 regulator 1 isoform X3: protein MILQQPLERGPPGRAQRDPRAASGTPRGQDLREPLRKQFLSEENMATHFSRLSLHNDHPYCSPRMAFPSLPPLRSPCSELLLWRYPGNLIPEALRLLRLGDAPTSHYPVTQAGEIMEL, encoded by the exons ATGATCCTACAGCAGCCCCTGGAGCGAGGCCCCCCAGGTCGGGCCCAGCGCGACCCACGGGCCGCGTCGGGGACGCCCCGAGGCCAGGACTTGAG GGAGCCCCTGCGCAAACAGTTCCTTTCTGAAGAGAACATGGCCACCCACTTCTCTCGACTCAGCCTACACAATGACCACCCTTACTGCAGCCCCCGCATGGCTTTCCCATCTCTGCCCCCACTAAG GAGCCCTTGCTCTGAGCTGCTTCTCTGGCGCTACCCTGGGAACCTGATCCCCGAGGCACTCCGGCTGCTGAGGCTAGGGgatgcccccacctcccactacCCTGTGACCCAAGCTGGAGAGATAATGGAGCTCTGA
- the THOC6 gene encoding THO complex subunit 6 homolog isoform X1: MPSALFCAGLGLRPAGGKIEVFQALQRLHMTIFSQSVSPCGKFLAAGNNYGQIAIFSLSAALSSEAKEESKKPVVTFQAHDGPVYCMVSTDRHLLSAGDGEVKAWLWAEILKKGCKELWRRQPPYRTSLEVPEINALLLVPKENSLILAGGDCQLHTMDLETGTFTRALRGHTDYIHCLALRERSPEVLSGGEDGTVRLWDLRSAQEVQTIEVYKHEECSRPHNGRWIGCLATDSDWMVCGGGPALTLWHLRSSTPTTVFPMRAPQKHVTFYQDLILSAGQGRCVNQWQLSGELKAQVPGSSPGLLSLSLNQQPAAPECKVLTAAGNSCRVDVFTNLGYRAFSLSF; this comes from the exons ATGCCCTCAGCCCTGTTCTGCGCGGGACTCGGACTCAGACCCGCGGGCGGGAAG ATCGAAGTGTTTCAGGCCCTGCAGCGGCTGCACATGACCATTTTCTCCCAGAGTGTCTCACCCTGCGGCAAGTTCCTGGCAGCTGGCAACAATTACGGGCAGATAGCCATCTTCAG tCTGTCTGCCGCTTTGAGCTCCGAGGCCAAAGAGGAAAGTAAGAAGCCCGTGGTGACATTCCAAG CCCATGACGGGCCCGTCTACTGCATGGTCTCCACGGATCGACATCTGCTCAGTGCCGGGGATGGGGAGGTGAAAGCCTGGCTCTGGGCAGAGATCCTCAAGAAG GGCTGTAAGGAGCTCTGGCGACGTCAGCCCCCGTACAG GACCAGCCTAGAAGTGCCTGAGATCAATGCTTTGCTTCTGGTCCCCAAG GAGAATTCTCTCATTCTGGCAGGGGGAGACTGTCAGCTGCACACCATGGACCTTGAGACGGGGACCTTCACA CGGGCCCTCCGGGGCCACACAGACTATATCCACTGCCTGGCGCTGCGGGAGCGGAGCCCCGAGGTCCTGTCGGGCGGTGAAGATGGAACCGTGCGACTTTGGG acCTGCGCTCAGCCCAGGAAGTCCAGACCATCGAGGTTTATAAGCACGAG GAGTGCTCCAGGCCCCACAATGGGCGTTGGATCGGCTGTTTGGCTACCGACTCAGACTGGATG GTCTGTGGAGGAGGCCCAGCACTCACCCTCTGGCACCTCCGATCCTCCACGCCCACCACCGTTTTCCCCATGCGGGCGCCACAGAAACACGTCACCTTCTACCAGGACCTG ATTCTGTCCGCGGGCCAGGGCCGCTGTGTCAACCAGTGGCAGCTGAGTGGGGAACTCAAGGCCCAGGTGCCTGGCTCCTCCCCAGGGCTGCTCAGCCTCAGTCTCAACCAGCAGCCAGCAGCACCCGAGTGCAAG GTCCTGACAGCCGCAGGTAACAGCTGCCGGGTGGATGTCTTCACCAATCTGGGCTACCGTGccttctccctgtctttctga